One genomic segment of candidate division KSB1 bacterium includes these proteins:
- a CDS encoding acetyl-CoA carboxylase carboxyltransferase subunit alpha, with amino-acid sequence MGFVLDFERPLVELEKKIAELKVYSSTENVDMDAEIHRLEQKALKLRKQIYSRLTRWQRVQLARHPQRAYTLDYIEYMTTDFIELHGDRAFADDPALVGGIAKLDGKPVVIFGQQKGRDVKQKIYRNFGMMHPEGYRKALRLMKLAAKYRRPVISLVDTPGAYPGIGAEERGQAEAIARNLLEMSRLPVPIIVVIIGEGASGGALGIGVGDRVMMQENTWYSVISPEGCAAILYRDASKAPQAAEAMKVTAPDLLKMGVIDRIIPEPAGGAHRNPQEAAALVKEAILEELPPLEKLPPEELVRLRIEKFARMGAWQEK; translated from the coding sequence ATGGGCTTCGTACTGGATTTTGAACGGCCGCTGGTCGAACTGGAAAAGAAAATCGCCGAGTTGAAGGTCTACTCCAGCACAGAGAACGTCGATATGGACGCGGAGATCCACCGGCTGGAGCAGAAGGCTCTGAAGTTGCGCAAGCAGATCTACTCGCGGCTGACGCGGTGGCAACGCGTGCAGCTTGCCCGTCATCCACAGCGGGCTTACACGCTCGACTATATCGAGTACATGACTACCGATTTTATCGAACTCCACGGTGACCGGGCATTTGCCGACGACCCCGCGCTGGTGGGCGGCATCGCCAAACTCGATGGCAAGCCTGTGGTCATCTTCGGGCAGCAGAAGGGCAGAGACGTCAAACAGAAGATCTATCGCAATTTTGGCATGATGCACCCGGAGGGATACCGAAAGGCGCTGCGCCTCATGAAGCTTGCCGCCAAGTACCGCCGTCCGGTAATTAGCTTGGTGGACACGCCTGGTGCCTACCCCGGCATTGGCGCCGAAGAACGGGGGCAGGCAGAAGCCATCGCCCGCAATCTTTTAGAAATGTCGCGCCTGCCGGTGCCGATCATCGTGGTCATTATCGGCGAAGGCGCCAGCGGTGGGGCCTTGGGAATCGGAGTTGGCGATCGCGTGATGATGCAGGAGAACACCTGGTACTCGGTCATTTCCCCAGAAGGGTGCGCGGCAATTCTTTACCGCGACGCGAGCAAAGCACCTCAGGCCGCAGAGGCGATGAAGGTCACCGCTCCGGACCTGCTCAAGATGGGAGTCATCGACCGCATCATACCCGAGCCTGCGGGAGGGGCGCATCGCAATCCGCAGGAGGCCGCAGCATTGGTGAAGGAGGCGATCCTGGAAGAGTTGCCGCCCTTGGAAAAGTTGCCTCCGGAAGAGCTGGTGCGGCTACGCATCGAAAAGTTTGCGCGCATGGGAGCGTGGCAGGAAAAATAG
- a CDS encoding SpoIIE family protein phosphatase, whose amino-acid sequence MIQVSTAEKLRSALERMRHLQSLVEASKIINSTLDLSRLLELILNTALENTAATAGTIYLVDEERGEIWSRVLLSDRKMEIRLPLGRGIAGQVAQTGETVNLADAYADPRFDAEMDQKSGFRTRSVLCMPMRNNAGKVIGVFQVLNKRRGRFTTEDEEFLDALSVHAAIAVENAKLYQQALEKKRLDGELAVAREIQQRLLPTQSPDVPGYEFAASNRPCHEVGGDYFDFLEKHRERVVFAIGDVSGKGIPAALLMATLHGGLHAQVHSRRPLTQRVRNLNRLVFECTAAGTFITFFHGELCPRTGEVAYINCGHNPPLHVDRSGKVTKLQKGGLILGAVEEADYEEGSLVLRPGEMLVLYTDGVTEARGKHGEQYEEKRLLAVLKHRRNQSAQQVLEALLADVERFCAGIPQADDITLMVIRRVGQEGV is encoded by the coding sequence ATGATCCAGGTAAGCACTGCCGAAAAGCTGCGCTCCGCGTTGGAACGCATGCGTCACTTGCAGTCCCTGGTGGAGGCAAGCAAGATTATCAACTCGACGCTTGACCTCAGTCGACTTTTGGAGCTGATTCTCAACACCGCCTTGGAAAACACCGCTGCAACGGCCGGCACTATCTACCTGGTGGACGAGGAAAGAGGCGAGATATGGTCGCGGGTCCTCCTCTCGGATAGGAAAATGGAAATCCGTCTGCCGCTTGGGCGAGGGATCGCGGGACAGGTGGCGCAGACCGGTGAGACGGTCAATCTGGCCGATGCCTATGCCGACCCGCGCTTCGACGCGGAGATGGACCAGAAGAGCGGGTTTCGCACCCGCAGCGTGCTGTGCATGCCGATGCGCAACAACGCAGGCAAGGTGATCGGCGTCTTTCAGGTACTGAACAAGAGGAGAGGGCGCTTCACCACCGAGGACGAAGAATTTCTCGACGCGCTCTCTGTGCATGCCGCCATCGCCGTGGAGAACGCCAAGCTCTACCAGCAGGCCCTGGAGAAGAAACGGTTGGACGGCGAACTGGCCGTGGCGCGCGAAATCCAGCAGCGCCTTCTGCCTACGCAGAGCCCGGATGTCCCCGGCTACGAGTTTGCCGCAAGCAACCGACCCTGCCACGAGGTAGGCGGCGACTATTTCGACTTCCTGGAAAAGCATCGAGAGCGGGTGGTGTTCGCCATAGGGGATGTCTCCGGCAAGGGAATCCCTGCCGCATTGCTCATGGCCACGCTGCACGGCGGGTTGCATGCGCAGGTGCACAGTCGCCGGCCCTTGACGCAGCGCGTGCGCAATCTCAACCGGCTCGTTTTCGAGTGTACTGCAGCCGGCACCTTCATTACCTTCTTCCACGGGGAGCTCTGTCCGCGCACTGGCGAGGTTGCCTACATTAACTGCGGCCACAACCCGCCCTTGCATGTGGATCGTTCCGGCAAGGTGACCAAATTGCAGAAAGGCGGCCTCATTTTGGGAGCAGTGGAGGAGGCCGACTATGAGGAAGGCTCCCTCGTCTTGCGTCCCGGCGAAATGCTGGTGCTTTACACAGACGGCGTGACCGAAGCCCGTGGCAAGCACGGGGAGCAGTACGAGGAGAAACGACTGTTAGCAGTCCTCAAGCACCGCCGCAATCAGAGTGCGCAACAGGTGCTCGAGGCACTCCTCGCCGATGTGGAGCGATTCTGCGCAGGGATCCCCCAAGCAGATGATATTACCCTTATGGTCATCCGCAGGGTAGGGCAAGAGGGAGTATAG
- the trpS gene encoding tryptophan--tRNA ligase, producing MSKKRILSGMRPTGRLHLGNYAGALENWVRLQGEYENFHMVADWHTLTTSYEDTSGIYDDTIEMVIDWLAAGIDPGKSVLFVQSQVKEQAELFLLFAMLVTVPRLERNPTVKEQARDLGLDSRMSYGHLGYPVLQAADILIYRAHAVPVGEDQVPHVELTREIARRFNSLYGEVFPEPEALLTEFARLPGLDGNRMSKSAGNTILLSDGPEEIQRKVMTAVTDPQKIRRGDPGRPEICLVFTFHRKFNPDEVADIERDCRSGALGCVACKKNLAGKLASFLEPIRERRSYYVAHMDEVRDIIAQGNARARAEAAQTMTLVRAAMRIG from the coding sequence TTGAGCAAGAAACGAATTCTCAGTGGGATGCGCCCGACTGGCCGTCTGCATTTGGGCAACTATGCGGGCGCACTGGAAAATTGGGTGCGATTGCAGGGGGAGTACGAGAATTTCCACATGGTGGCCGACTGGCACACCTTGACCACCTCGTACGAAGACACGAGCGGCATCTACGATGACACCATCGAGATGGTGATCGACTGGCTGGCCGCTGGTATCGACCCGGGCAAGAGCGTGCTCTTTGTCCAGTCGCAGGTGAAGGAACAGGCCGAGCTGTTTCTTCTCTTTGCCATGCTGGTCACGGTGCCTCGGTTGGAACGTAACCCAACCGTGAAGGAGCAAGCGCGTGACTTAGGGTTGGACAGTCGGATGTCGTACGGACATCTGGGCTATCCGGTCCTGCAGGCCGCAGACATTCTCATCTATCGCGCACACGCCGTGCCGGTTGGCGAGGATCAAGTCCCGCACGTGGAACTTACCCGCGAGATCGCCCGGCGGTTCAATTCCCTTTATGGGGAGGTCTTTCCTGAACCGGAAGCGCTGCTGACCGAGTTCGCGCGTCTGCCGGGTTTGGACGGCAACCGCATGAGCAAGTCGGCGGGCAATACCATCTTGCTTTCCGATGGGCCTGAGGAGATCCAGCGCAAGGTCATGACGGCGGTGACCGATCCCCAGAAGATCCGACGCGGCGACCCGGGACGGCCGGAGATTTGTCTGGTCTTTACTTTCCACCGCAAGTTCAACCCGGATGAGGTCGCCGACATCGAGCGTGACTGCCGCAGTGGTGCGTTGGGGTGTGTGGCGTGCAAGAAGAACCTGGCTGGCAAATTGGCTTCGTTCCTGGAGCCCATCAGGGAGAGGCGTAGCTACTATGTCGCCCACATGGACGAAGTGCGCGACATCATAGCGCAGGGGAACGCCCGGGCGCGCGCGGAAGCGGCACAGACCATGACCCTCGTGCGCGCCGCGATGAGGATTGGATAA
- a CDS encoding Trm112 family protein, translated as MLDKELLEILACPKCKGELEYDQKNEKLICHACRLKYRVEDDIPIMLIDEAESF; from the coding sequence ATGCTTGACAAGGAACTGTTGGAGATCCTGGCGTGCCCCAAGTGCAAAGGCGAACTGGAATACGACCAGAAGAACGAGAAGCTGATCTGCCACGCCTGCCGCCTGAAGTACCGGGTGGAAGACGATATCCCCATCATGCTGATCGACGAGGCAGAATCGTTCTGA
- a CDS encoding segregation/condensation protein A, whose translation MSYTVCLQKFEGPLELLLFLIRKNEVDIFDIPIAEITAQYLQYLDLMRYLDIDLAGEFIFMAARLMHIKAQMLLPRPEELEEEQEDPRAELVQRLLEYQKYKQVAVGLSELEERERDHFPRLQVALDRDGYAEEEWDAQEVSLYDLVAAFSVLLERASSVTYHEIREAEASVDEQITYILDYLHTHGEALFADLIAGLESKLVMIATFLALLELMRRGAVVVRQSAPFAEIWIYGA comes from the coding sequence ATGTCTTACACAGTGTGTCTGCAAAAGTTCGAGGGACCCCTCGAACTCCTCCTCTTCCTCATCCGCAAGAACGAGGTGGACATCTTCGACATCCCTATCGCGGAGATCACGGCGCAGTACCTGCAGTACCTCGACCTCATGCGCTATCTGGACATCGACCTGGCCGGGGAGTTCATTTTCATGGCCGCCAGGTTGATGCACATCAAGGCGCAGATGCTCTTGCCGCGCCCGGAAGAGTTGGAAGAGGAGCAGGAAGACCCTCGCGCCGAACTGGTGCAAAGGCTGCTGGAGTACCAAAAGTACAAGCAGGTAGCAGTCGGCCTCTCGGAACTTGAAGAGCGGGAGCGTGACCACTTTCCTCGCCTGCAAGTCGCGCTGGATAGAGACGGGTACGCAGAGGAGGAGTGGGACGCTCAGGAGGTGTCTCTTTACGACCTGGTGGCCGCTTTCAGTGTGCTTCTGGAGCGCGCCTCCAGTGTTACCTATCACGAAATTCGTGAGGCCGAAGCCTCAGTAGATGAGCAGATTACCTACATCCTCGACTATCTCCACACGCACGGCGAGGCGCTCTTTGCTGACCTCATCGCCGGTCTGGAGAGCAAGTTGGTGATGATTGCCACCTTCTTGGCCCTGTTGGAGCTGATGCGGCGAGGGGCGGTGGTCGTGCGGCAGTCTGCCCCTTTTGCCGAGATCTGGATATACGGAGCCTGA
- a CDS encoding HNH endonuclease — MSAATLNKGVLLLNQNYEPMSVTSAKKAIVLIYLGKAEIIERHPYLVRSVSTVLPLPSIVRLVRFIQVPRKRILLTRRNILKRDGHRCQYCGTTRSPLTVDHVVPKDHGGTDTWENLVCACVRCNTRKGNRTPEEAGMRLLRQPRKPNNLFFIQHLVGVSDERWKPYLFMN; from the coding sequence ATGTCTGCGGCCACACTCAACAAAGGCGTTCTGCTGCTGAATCAGAACTATGAGCCGATGAGCGTTACCAGTGCCAAGAAGGCAATCGTGCTCATCTACCTTGGCAAGGCAGAGATCATCGAGCGCCACCCCTACCTGGTGCGCTCTGTGTCGACTGTTTTGCCGCTGCCGAGCATTGTGCGCCTGGTGCGCTTCATCCAGGTGCCGCGCAAAAGGATTCTTCTGACGCGGCGCAACATCCTCAAGCGGGACGGCCACCGGTGCCAGTACTGCGGGACTACCAGAAGTCCACTCACGGTCGACCACGTGGTACCCAAGGATCACGGCGGCACCGACACGTGGGAGAATCTGGTGTGCGCATGCGTGCGCTGCAACACGCGCAAAGGGAACCGTACGCCAGAGGAGGCAGGGATGCGCCTGCTGCGCCAGCCGCGCAAGCCGAACAACCTCTTCTTCATCCAGCACCTTGTCGGCGTGAGTGACGAGCGGTGGAAACCCTACCTCTTCATGAACTGA